Proteins co-encoded in one Polaromonas vacuolata genomic window:
- a CDS encoding alpha/beta fold hydrolase — MKTLLDKAPKAARPLLIFSHGNSFPASTYRVLFEQLEARGFSVKAIEKFGHDAAYPVTSNWPHLVRQLGDFAAQQVTESAQPAFLVGHSLGGFLSLMCASSQPEIGGFPVRGVLLLDSPLIGGWRATALGMAKRARLVGSVSPGVVSRRRKNQWLSQDEVLAHFRSKKPFARWDEAVLKDYIEHGTHEAGKERHLSFDRDVETAIYNTLPDNLEQQLKRNPIKCPVSFIGGRDSKEMKQVGMGLTEKVTRGRIMMLDGSHLFPMEKPFITAAAMEASLLNMLS; from the coding sequence TTGAAAACTCTGCTAGATAAAGCGCCGAAAGCAGCTCGACCGCTGCTAATTTTCTCGCACGGTAATAGTTTTCCCGCAAGTACTTATCGGGTGTTGTTTGAGCAACTAGAAGCGCGCGGCTTTAGCGTCAAAGCCATTGAAAAATTCGGTCACGACGCGGCCTATCCGGTCACCAGCAATTGGCCGCACTTGGTGCGCCAACTCGGTGACTTTGCCGCGCAACAAGTGACAGAAAGTGCGCAGCCCGCTTTTTTAGTCGGCCATTCATTGGGCGGATTTTTAAGCCTGATGTGCGCCTCTAGTCAGCCTGAGATTGGCGGGTTTCCGGTTCGCGGCGTATTGTTGCTAGATTCGCCGCTGATAGGCGGCTGGCGCGCCACTGCACTGGGCATGGCCAAACGCGCCAGGCTAGTCGGCTCGGTGTCACCCGGCGTAGTCAGCCGTCGGCGTAAAAATCAGTGGCTTAGTCAAGACGAAGTGCTGGCCCACTTTCGCAGCAAAAAACCTTTTGCGCGCTGGGACGAAGCGGTGCTCAAAGACTATATTGAACACGGCACACACGAGGCCGGCAAAGAGCGCCATTTGAGTTTTGACCGCGATGTAGAAACCGCCATCTACAACACCCTGCCAGACAATTTAGAGCAGCAGCTAAAGCGCAATCCCATCAAGTGCCCGGTTTCATTTATTGGGGGACGCGACTCTAAAGAGATGAAACAAGTCGGTATGGGACTGACTGAAAAAGTCACGCGCGGCCGCATCATGATGCTCGATGGCAGCCATCTTTTTCCGATGGAAAAACCCTTCATCACAGCCGCTGCGATGGAAGCGTCCCTGCTCAACATGCTGAGCTAA
- a CDS encoding c-type cytochrome, with protein sequence MNFTSKLFSVPALVFGALLGLQMSASAQDIDAGRVKAQACAACHGATGNSVSAEIPNLAGQSWRYIYVQLKDYQSGRRTNPIMSAMAAPLSREDMINIGTYFEAQPAKPSTFKADPGRIQLGKAKSEETLCAMCHLGGFAGQNEIPKVAGQNYDYIVAQLHAFKTRTRHNDAGNMTSVSQTLSDEDIINLGHYITSLR encoded by the coding sequence ATGAATTTCACATCCAAACTATTTTCAGTGCCAGCTCTGGTCTTTGGCGCATTGCTGGGATTGCAAATGAGCGCATCCGCGCAGGACATAGATGCCGGCCGTGTTAAGGCTCAAGCTTGTGCTGCCTGCCATGGTGCAACTGGCAACTCGGTCAGCGCTGAGATTCCAAATCTGGCGGGTCAGAGCTGGCGCTACATTTACGTTCAACTCAAGGACTACCAGAGTGGACGCCGCACCAATCCCATCATGAGCGCAATGGCAGCCCCATTAAGCCGCGAAGACATGATTAATATCGGTACTTACTTTGAAGCCCAACCAGCGAAACCATCAACGTTTAAAGCTGACCCGGGCAGGATTCAATTAGGCAAGGCCAAATCCGAAGAAACGCTGTGCGCAATGTGCCACCTCGGCGGTTTCGCTGGCCAAAATGAAATCCCGAAAGTTGCGGGACAAAATTACGACTATATAGTTGCGCAATTACACGCATTCAAAACTCGTACCAGACACAATGATGCTGGCAATATGACTAGCGTTTCACAAACTTTGAGTGATGAAGATATCATCAATCTCGGTCATTACATCACAAGCTTGCGTTAA
- a CDS encoding DUF3300 domain-containing protein, producing MTRLIKSIRCRLVAGVSAALTLAATAFAGEVQARENVSISLGIAVPGVSLGINNGFNQPYYGPRAVYAQPAPIYVQPQPIYYAPQPYYRGQSYFYPGKRHPNKFRGHGRGHGRHHGEHRGFEDRR from the coding sequence ATGACTCGTTTAATCAAATCGATACGCTGCCGCTTGGTGGCCGGTGTGAGCGCTGCGCTGACATTAGCCGCCACGGCTTTTGCGGGCGAGGTGCAGGCGCGTGAGAATGTCTCGATTTCTCTTGGCATAGCCGTTCCCGGTGTGTCCTTAGGAATTAACAATGGTTTTAACCAGCCCTACTATGGTCCGCGCGCAGTTTATGCTCAGCCTGCACCGATTTATGTGCAGCCTCAGCCGATTTACTATGCACCTCAGCCGTATTACCGCGGTCAGTCTTACTTTTACCCCGGCAAGCGCCACCCGAATAAATTTCGTGGTCATGGACGTGGCCACGGTCGGCATCACGGTGAGCATCGTGGTTTTGAAGACCGTCGTTAA
- a CDS encoding pyrroloquinoline quinone-dependent dehydrogenase, which produces MKNLKSIRKLSIVLAVFAVTGAASAEEIQGQKAMNIGPATILKAPNVSQAQLTAAGKQGADWLHTNGDYAQTRFYPGAQINAANVKNLRPEFTFQTEVKESMETAPIVVDGIMYFTTAYNHVYAVDAVTGKEYWHYKHKMGIFTTFCCGPNNRGVAIEGGKLFMGTLDARMIALDAKTGKVLWNTEIADPEKGYSETMSPTVVDGKVLIGTNGGEYGIRGFVKAFDANTGKEVWNFYTIPEKGHEGVWAEKDATGRDMHRDIAAEKAQFARNSDFFQTLGGGVWMNPAVDLKTRTIFFVVGNPSPDLFGAERPGDNLYTDSLVAVDLDTGKYKWHSQYIAHDVWDLDAVSPPILLDAKDKNGKMVPAVMHGGKTGHIYVHRRDNGELIRFSEAMIPQENMWALPTATGARMLPGANGGVEWSPMAYNPKLNLAYAMNLHQPMTYHVEAAKYPNGKLWLGGAFKVVEGEEQWGRLAAVDVNTGKMAWKFDTQQPLIGGALATAGDLVFYGEGNGLIRALHAKTGKLLWEYNCGAGANAMPVSYSVKDRQYVAMGCGGNTQLDFKRGNSMVVFALPKK; this is translated from the coding sequence ATGAAAAATTTGAAATCAATTCGAAAGCTAAGCATCGTACTTGCTGTATTTGCAGTAACCGGAGCCGCAAGCGCAGAAGAAATTCAGGGCCAAAAGGCAATGAATATTGGCCCTGCAACTATTTTAAAAGCACCTAACGTTTCGCAAGCCCAGCTCACTGCGGCCGGTAAACAAGGCGCTGACTGGTTGCACACCAATGGCGATTACGCACAAACGCGTTTTTATCCAGGTGCTCAAATCAATGCGGCCAACGTCAAGAATCTGCGTCCTGAGTTCACGTTCCAAACCGAAGTCAAAGAGTCTATGGAGACCGCGCCGATTGTGGTTGACGGCATCATGTATTTCACGACTGCCTACAACCATGTCTACGCAGTTGACGCGGTAACAGGTAAGGAATACTGGCACTACAAACATAAGATGGGAATCTTTACCACTTTTTGCTGCGGGCCAAACAATCGCGGCGTCGCCATCGAAGGCGGCAAGCTGTTCATGGGCACCTTGGATGCCCGCATGATTGCACTAGACGCCAAGACCGGCAAGGTGCTGTGGAACACCGAAATCGCTGACCCTGAAAAAGGCTACAGCGAAACCATGTCACCAACGGTTGTCGATGGCAAAGTCCTGATAGGCACCAACGGCGGCGAGTACGGCATTCGCGGCTTTGTCAAAGCCTTTGATGCGAACACCGGCAAGGAAGTCTGGAACTTCTACACCATTCCTGAAAAAGGCCATGAAGGCGTATGGGCAGAAAAAGATGCAACCGGTCGCGACATGCACCGCGATATTGCTGCAGAAAAAGCGCAATTTGCCCGTAACAGCGACTTCTTCCAGACTCTGGGCGGCGGCGTTTGGATGAACCCTGCGGTTGATCTGAAAACACGCACCATCTTCTTTGTCGTTGGCAACCCATCACCCGATCTTTTCGGCGCCGAGCGTCCGGGCGATAACCTGTATACCGACTCACTGGTCGCAGTGGACTTGGATACTGGCAAATACAAATGGCACTCACAGTACATCGCCCACGATGTCTGGGATCTGGATGCTGTTAGCCCACCGATTTTGTTGGATGCAAAAGACAAAAATGGCAAGATGGTTCCAGCTGTTATGCACGGCGGCAAGACGGGTCACATCTATGTTCACCGCCGCGACAATGGCGAGCTGATCCGTTTCTCCGAAGCCATGATTCCGCAAGAAAACATGTGGGCTCTGCCAACAGCAACCGGCGCACGCATGTTGCCAGGCGCCAATGGTGGTGTGGAATGGTCGCCAATGGCCTACAACCCAAAACTTAACCTGGCCTATGCAATGAATTTGCATCAGCCTATGACTTACCACGTTGAAGCGGCTAAATATCCAAATGGTAAGCTTTGGCTAGGCGGTGCGTTTAAGGTTGTAGAAGGCGAAGAGCAGTGGGGCCGTCTGGCTGCAGTGGATGTCAACACCGGCAAAATGGCTTGGAAGTTTGACACCCAGCAGCCATTGATTGGTGGCGCATTGGCCACCGCCGGTGACTTGGTGTTCTACGGCGAGGGCAATGGCCTGATCCGCGCACTGCACGCCAAAACTGGCAAACTTTTGTGGGAATACAACTGCGGCGCTGGTGCCAACGCAATGCCAGTTTCTTACTCTGTAAAAGACCGTCAGTACGTGGCCATGGGCTGCGGCGGTAATACCCAGCTTGACTTCAAGCGTGGTAACTCCATGGTAGTTTTTGCTTTGCCGAAGAAGTAA
- a CDS encoding proteasome-type protease gives MTYCVAIKLNAGLVFLSDSRTNAGLDNISTFRKMIVYEKPGDRFMVLLSAGNLSISQSIREILQIEQIKNHEGGEAITIWNATSMFDAARVLGSAIRRVHDRDAAALKNADVDFNVSLVFGGQVKGEGMRLFQVYSAGNFIEATSDTPYFQIGESKYGKPVLDRVITPETPLAEAAKCALVSMDSTMKSNLSVGMPLDLVVYDVNALQSDKLVCIDSNNPYYTMMHNNWGQKLREVFDSIEDPVWDDAHTDIPLKMPATRHATLRKIRTPDEKLI, from the coding sequence ATGACCTATTGCGTCGCCATCAAACTCAATGCCGGATTAGTGTTCTTATCCGACTCGCGGACCAACGCCGGCCTAGACAACATCAGCACTTTTCGCAAAATGATCGTCTACGAAAAGCCCGGTGACCGATTCATGGTGTTGCTCTCGGCGGGTAATTTATCTATCTCTCAGTCGATACGCGAGATCTTGCAGATAGAGCAAATCAAGAACCACGAAGGCGGCGAGGCCATCACCATCTGGAACGCCACCAGTATGTTCGATGCGGCACGGGTTCTCGGCTCAGCCATACGCCGTGTGCATGACAGAGACGCTGCGGCACTGAAAAACGCGGATGTCGACTTCAATGTCTCACTGGTCTTTGGCGGACAAGTCAAAGGCGAAGGCATGCGTTTATTCCAAGTTTATTCAGCCGGTAACTTCATCGAAGCCACGAGTGACACGCCTTACTTTCAGATCGGTGAATCCAAATACGGCAAGCCGGTACTAGACCGCGTGATCACGCCAGAAACACCGTTAGCTGAAGCTGCAAAATGCGCATTGGTCTCCATGGATTCAACGATGAAATCCAATCTTTCCGTCGGCATGCCGCTGGACTTAGTGGTCTACGACGTGAATGCGCTGCAAAGCGACAAGCTCGTCTGCATAGACAGCAACAACCCCTACTACACCATGATGCATAACAACTGGGGACAAAAGCTGCGCGAAGTATTCGACAGCATTGAAGACCCAGTCTGGGACGATGCCCACACCGACATCCCTCTGAAAATGCCAGCCACACGCCACGCTACGCTTAGAAAGATCCGTACACCGGATGAAAAACTGATTTGA
- a CDS encoding glutamine--tRNA ligase/YqeY domain fusion protein, giving the protein MTFPASPKSSASSTSSLSNPSKLSNDKDSSKSSNFLRQIIEKDLAEDLYAKRRWGGSPGDAAHHAAGELDSAKIRLRFPPEPNGYLHIGHAKSICLNFGLARDYGGVCHLRFDDTNPEKEDTEYVDSIIDAVHWLGFDWAQAGNSQAYQASDYFDFMYRAAQYLISSGQAYVDEQSAEEMRQNRGDFSRPGIDSPYRNRTPEENLARFEEMRAGALADGAAVLRAKIDMASPNINLRDPAIYRIRRATHHNTGDKWCIYPMYTFAHPIEDALEQITHSICTLEFEDQRPFYDWLLDCLATGGLIASPHPRQYEFARLNLTYVLTSKRKLAQLVNEKRVSGWDDPRMPTIVGLRRRGYTPDALHLFAERIGVAKGDSWIDYSTLEGSLRDTLDPIVPRAMAVLEPLKLVLDNWDEVMGHGVLDDCSAPVHPHNPEQGKRHFDIGKEVWIERSDFEETPAKGFFRLFPGNKVRLKYAHVIECTGCEKNAEGEIIAVHANLVADTKSGTPGADSAKVKGVITWVNVSSALAAQVRLYERLFVQEHPEAGTDNFLDNLNPDSLRVVEGYVEPSLAGIAAGQRFQFERHGYFVTDLHDHGDEKIVFNRITSMKDSWVK; this is encoded by the coding sequence ATGACATTTCCCGCATCCCCAAAATCTAGCGCCTCTAGCACCAGTAGTCTGAGCAACCCAAGCAAGCTTAGTAACGACAAAGACAGCAGCAAATCCAGCAACTTTTTGCGACAAATCATAGAAAAAGATTTAGCCGAAGACCTCTACGCCAAGCGCCGTTGGGGCGGCAGTCCGGGCGACGCAGCTCACCATGCTGCGGGCGAGCTAGACAGCGCCAAGATACGCCTTCGCTTTCCGCCGGAGCCAAACGGTTATCTGCACATAGGTCACGCCAAAAGTATTTGCCTTAACTTCGGCTTAGCACGCGACTACGGCGGTGTATGCCACCTGCGTTTTGACGACACCAATCCAGAAAAAGAAGACACCGAGTATGTCGACAGCATCATTGACGCCGTGCATTGGCTAGGCTTTGACTGGGCACAAGCGGGAAACAGCCAAGCCTATCAAGCCAGCGACTACTTCGACTTTATGTACCGAGCCGCGCAATATCTCATCAGCAGCGGCCAAGCCTATGTCGACGAGCAATCCGCCGAAGAGATGCGACAAAACCGCGGCGACTTCAGCCGGCCCGGTATTGACAGCCCTTACCGCAACCGAACGCCAGAAGAAAACCTCGCCCGCTTTGAAGAAATGCGCGCCGGCGCACTCGCTGACGGTGCCGCTGTACTACGCGCCAAGATAGACATGGCGTCCCCCAACATCAACCTGCGCGACCCAGCTATTTACCGCATTCGCCGCGCAACGCATCACAATACCGGCGACAAATGGTGCATCTATCCGATGTATACCTTTGCCCATCCGATAGAAGACGCACTGGAACAAATCACCCACAGCATTTGTACGTTGGAGTTTGAAGACCAGCGCCCCTTCTACGACTGGTTGTTGGACTGCCTAGCCACAGGCGGCTTGATAGCTTCACCGCATCCACGCCAGTATGAGTTTGCGCGTCTTAACCTGACTTATGTGCTGACCAGTAAACGCAAGCTGGCACAACTGGTCAATGAAAAGCGTGTCAGCGGCTGGGATGACCCACGCATGCCCACAATAGTCGGCCTGCGCCGGCGCGGCTACACCCCCGACGCATTGCATTTGTTTGCAGAGCGCATCGGCGTGGCCAAAGGCGATAGTTGGATTGACTACAGTACCTTAGAAGGCTCATTGCGTGACACCCTAGACCCTATAGTGCCGCGCGCCATGGCCGTGTTAGAGCCCCTCAAACTGGTGCTGGATAACTGGGATGAGGTGATGGGCCACGGAGTGTTGGACGACTGTAGTGCACCGGTTCACCCACACAATCCAGAGCAAGGAAAACGCCACTTCGATATTGGCAAAGAAGTTTGGATTGAGCGCAGCGACTTTGAAGAAACACCGGCCAAGGGATTTTTCAGACTCTTTCCCGGCAACAAAGTGCGCCTGAAATACGCGCATGTCATCGAGTGCACCGGCTGCGAGAAAAATGCCGAAGGCGAAATTATTGCCGTGCATGCCAACTTGGTCGCCGATACAAAAAGCGGCACACCCGGTGCGGACAGCGCCAAGGTCAAGGGCGTGATCACTTGGGTCAATGTGAGCAGCGCACTAGCCGCACAAGTGCGGCTATATGAACGCCTATTTGTACAAGAGCACCCGGAAGCCGGTACAGACAATTTTCTTGACAACCTCAATCCGGACAGCCTGCGGGTAGTCGAAGGCTATGTTGAGCCCTCACTCGCCGGCATAGCCGCAGGACAGCGTTTTCAATTCGAACGTCATGGCTATTTTGTTACTGACTTGCATGACCATGGCGATGAAAAAATTGTTTTCAACCGCATCACCAGCATGAAAGACAGCTGGGTTAAATAA
- the mutS gene encoding DNA mismatch repair protein MutS, producing MAKDSPISPSADKAFAGHTPMMQQYFSIKADYPDTLVFYRMGDFYEVFFGDAEKAARLLDITLTKRGNSGGEPIAMAGVPFHSLEGYLAKLIKLGESVAICEQIGDVATSKGPVERKVLRVVTPGTLTDTALLSDKTESMLLAVHQGARNTCGLAWLSVTQGEIHLAQCANDELSSWLLRIAPSELIYNVDVSSSFEQRLKAQRCTVTARPAWQFEAALGQRCLLEQLEVASLASWNAQDLGDAHAAASALLGYAEHTQGRNLPHVRGLQVWRSGELIELPLNTRRNLELTQTLRGEDSPTLFSLIDSCITGMGSRALKSWLLSPRRDRSQASERLETIAYLREGTQQNLRAQLKGSSDVERITARIALRQVRPRELVALRYTLQKAEQLVPDHGACPALLAEIFTHLQPPKACEDLLARFVLDEPAALIRDGGVINHSCDEDLDELRGIQTNCDAFLLDLEGRERERTGITNLRVQFNKVHGFYIEVTQGQTAKVPDDYRRRQTLKNAERYITPELKAFEDKALSAQERALAREKFLYEQLLDQLQEFVPTLSRLARAIASLDALCALAERSLTLAWSAPSFAKEPCIDISAGRHPVVEARLAETGGGAFIANDCDMSSKSRMQIITGPNMGGKSTYMRQIALIVLLASMGSYVPAASCRLGPIDAIHTRIGAADDVANAQSTFMLEMTEAAQILHSASPHSLVLMDEIGRGTSTFDGLALAGGIAAYLHNKTQAFTLFATHYFELTEFPVQHHGAVNRHVSAIESGADIVFLHHIEPGPASKSYGIAVAKLAGVPQAVLSHARHALSALEAQQTQGQAQVDLFAPPPEAVITEQSAVERALVTIDPDALSPREALEALYRLKRLSIAA from the coding sequence ATGGCTAAGGACTCTCCAATTTCACCCAGCGCTGACAAAGCCTTTGCAGGCCACACCCCCATGATGCAGCAATACTTTTCCATCAAGGCCGACTATCCCGACACCCTAGTTTTCTACCGCATGGGTGACTTTTATGAAGTCTTTTTTGGTGACGCAGAAAAAGCTGCGCGTCTCTTGGACATCACGCTAACCAAACGCGGCAACTCGGGTGGTGAGCCGATTGCTATGGCGGGTGTGCCTTTTCACTCGCTGGAAGGCTATCTGGCCAAGCTGATAAAGCTCGGTGAATCAGTGGCTATTTGCGAGCAAATTGGCGATGTGGCTACTAGTAAAGGTCCGGTTGAGCGAAAGGTTTTGCGGGTGGTCACGCCTGGCACTTTGACTGACACTGCGCTGCTGAGTGACAAAACTGAATCTATGTTGCTGGCGGTTCATCAAGGTGCGCGTAATACCTGCGGCCTGGCCTGGCTTAGTGTGACTCAAGGTGAAATCCATTTGGCCCAATGCGCTAATGATGAACTGAGCAGCTGGCTGCTGCGCATCGCGCCAAGTGAGCTAATTTATAACGTCGACGTCAGCAGCAGTTTTGAGCAGCGCCTTAAAGCCCAACGTTGCACCGTCACCGCCCGCCCCGCTTGGCAGTTTGAGGCAGCACTTGGCCAGCGCTGTTTACTTGAGCAATTAGAAGTCGCCTCGTTGGCGTCATGGAATGCCCAAGACTTGGGCGACGCCCACGCTGCGGCTTCTGCTTTACTCGGTTACGCCGAACACACTCAAGGCCGTAACCTGCCCCACGTGCGCGGCTTGCAGGTCTGGCGTTCGGGTGAGCTGATAGAACTGCCGCTCAACACCCGGCGTAATCTTGAACTCACTCAGACCCTTCGCGGCGAAGACTCGCCGACCTTGTTCTCGCTGATTGACAGCTGTATCACCGGCATGGGCAGCCGCGCGCTTAAGAGCTGGTTACTCAGCCCGCGCCGGGATAGAAGCCAAGCCAGCGAGCGGCTGGAGACGATTGCCTATCTGCGCGAAGGCACGCAGCAAAACTTGCGCGCCCAGCTCAAAGGCAGCAGCGATGTGGAACGCATTACCGCCCGCATCGCGCTACGCCAAGTGCGGCCGCGGGAATTAGTCGCGCTGCGCTACACGCTGCAAAAAGCTGAACAACTAGTGCCTGATCACGGCGCTTGCCCAGCCCTGCTAGCCGAAATTTTTACGCATTTGCAACCGCCCAAAGCATGTGAAGATTTGCTGGCGCGCTTTGTTCTCGACGAGCCGGCCGCATTAATTCGTGACGGCGGCGTGATCAACCACAGCTGCGATGAAGACCTTGACGAATTGCGCGGCATACAAACTAATTGCGATGCTTTTTTACTCGATCTCGAAGGCCGAGAACGCGAACGTACCGGCATTACCAATTTGCGGGTTCAATTTAACAAAGTCCACGGTTTTTACATTGAAGTCACCCAAGGCCAAACCGCCAAAGTGCCAGATGATTACCGGCGCCGCCAGACCTTAAAAAATGCTGAGCGCTACATCACGCCAGAACTCAAAGCCTTTGAAGACAAGGCCTTGTCGGCACAAGAGCGCGCATTGGCAAGAGAGAAGTTTTTATACGAACAGTTGTTAGATCAGCTGCAAGAGTTCGTGCCCACGCTCAGCCGCCTAGCACGTGCGATTGCCAGCTTAGACGCGCTGTGCGCATTGGCTGAGCGATCCCTGACCTTGGCTTGGTCAGCGCCTAGTTTTGCCAAAGAGCCCTGCATAGACATCAGCGCAGGCCGCCATCCTGTTGTCGAAGCCCGGCTGGCGGAGACTGGTGGTGGCGCGTTTATCGCCAACGACTGCGACATGAGCAGCAAAAGTCGTATGCAAATTATCACCGGCCCAAACATGGGCGGCAAATCGACTTATATGCGGCAGATTGCCCTCATCGTATTGCTTGCCAGCATGGGCTCTTATGTGCCGGCTGCAAGTTGCCGGCTCGGACCGATTGACGCTATTCACACCCGCATTGGTGCGGCTGACGATGTGGCTAATGCCCAGTCGACCTTTATGCTGGAGATGACAGAGGCGGCGCAAATTCTGCACAGCGCTAGTCCACATTCGCTGGTGCTGATGGATGAGATAGGCCGCGGTACCTCGACCTTTGACGGTCTGGCGCTGGCCGGCGGCATCGCCGCTTATCTGCACAACAAGACCCAAGCTTTTACGCTGTTTGCCACCCATTACTTCGAGCTGACTGAGTTCCCGGTGCAACACCACGGCGCGGTGAATCGGCATGTCAGCGCGATAGAGTCAGGCGCAGACATTGTGTTTTTGCATCACATTGAGCCCGGCCCGGCCAGCAAAAGCTACGGTATTGCGGTGGCCAAACTAGCCGGCGTGCCGCAGGCCGTACTCAGCCATGCGCGCCACGCCTTGAGCGCATTAGAAGCACAGCAAACGCAAGGTCAGGCTCAAGTTGACCTGTTCGCGCCGCCGCCAGAAGCCGTCATAACCGAGCAAAGCGCGGTAGAGCGAGCTTTGGTTACTATAGACCCGGACGCGCTTAGCCCTCGCGAGGCGCTAGAGGCGCTTTACCGGCTCAAGCGTCTGTCAATAGCCGCGTAA
- a CDS encoding ankyrin repeat domain-containing protein yields MKKINCLKYCLLSLVIIANSAAFAQKGMDQINVNGQFVMAARAGQVDRAGALLAEGAKVNSRDRNGDTPLNMAANKGNLALVEILLKANADVNLGNIAGVTPLMSSAYSVKPEIMRLLLAAGAKPNTFDRVKKNAATYAAGTGCTDCLVQLLGAGIDVNAKMENNLTLLMWAAAYGHESAVSLLLAKGADRSPQDGRGKTAADMAREENHLAVVQLLQ; encoded by the coding sequence ATGAAAAAAATTAATTGTTTGAAGTACTGTTTACTTAGCCTTGTAATCATCGCTAACTCAGCCGCTTTTGCGCAAAAAGGCATGGATCAGATCAACGTCAATGGTCAGTTCGTGATGGCGGCACGCGCCGGTCAGGTCGACAGAGCAGGTGCCTTACTCGCCGAAGGTGCGAAAGTTAATTCGCGCGATCGCAATGGCGACACTCCGCTTAATATGGCCGCGAATAAAGGAAACCTTGCGCTGGTTGAAATCTTGTTGAAAGCTAATGCGGATGTGAACCTTGGCAACATCGCTGGTGTCACGCCACTGATGAGTTCAGCCTATAGCGTCAAACCTGAGATCATGCGTTTATTGCTGGCTGCCGGCGCTAAGCCAAATACATTTGACCGGGTTAAGAAAAATGCGGCGACTTACGCAGCAGGAACCGGTTGCACAGATTGCTTAGTCCAACTGTTGGGCGCCGGTATTGATGTGAATGCAAAAATGGAAAATAACTTAACACTCTTGATGTGGGCTGCTGCCTATGGCCACGAAAGTGCGGTTTCTTTGCTGCTGGCTAAAGGCGCTGACCGCAGTCCGCAAGACGGTCGCGGTAAAACTGCTGCTGATATGGCACGCGAAGAAAATCACCTCGCGGTTGTTCAGTTGTTGCAATAA
- a CDS encoding undecaprenyl-diphosphate phosphatase translates to MDTVLLLKAAVMGVVEGLSEFLPVSSTGHLILAGSLLGFDDAKAKVFDIAIQTGAIFAVIMVYWQKIRSTLIALPNQKQAQQFALNVLIAFLPAVVLGLLFGKAIKANLFNANVVASTFIIGGFIILWAERRQQNNPAVARIQSVEEMSPMDALKVGLAQCLAMIPGTSRSGATIIGGMFLGLSRKAATDFSFYLAIPTLIGAGVYSLYKERALLSMADLPMFLVGLVFSFLSAWLCVRWLLRYISTHSFVPFAWYRIVFGIVVLGTSLSGLVVWAD, encoded by the coding sequence ATGGACACCGTACTTTTATTAAAAGCCGCCGTTATGGGCGTGGTTGAGGGCTTGAGCGAGTTCCTTCCGGTGTCTTCTACCGGCCATCTGATACTGGCGGGATCTTTGCTCGGTTTTGACGACGCAAAGGCCAAAGTGTTTGATATTGCGATTCAGACCGGTGCCATTTTTGCGGTCATCATGGTTTATTGGCAAAAAATTCGCAGCACCTTGATTGCCTTACCGAATCAAAAACAGGCCCAACAGTTCGCTCTCAATGTGCTGATAGCTTTTTTACCGGCTGTGGTTTTAGGTTTGCTGTTTGGCAAGGCGATAAAGGCCAATCTTTTCAATGCCAACGTGGTGGCCAGCACCTTTATTATTGGTGGATTTATTATTTTGTGGGCTGAAAGACGTCAGCAAAATAATCCAGCTGTTGCTCGCATCCAATCGGTTGAAGAAATGTCTCCCATGGATGCGCTCAAAGTCGGCTTGGCACAATGTCTGGCCATGATTCCTGGTACTAGCCGCAGCGGCGCGACGATTATCGGCGGCATGTTTTTGGGCTTGTCGCGCAAGGCAGCTACTGACTTTTCTTTTTACTTAGCCATTCCTACACTGATTGGCGCAGGTGTCTACAGCCTTTATAAAGAGCGTGCGCTTTTGTCTATGGCCGATCTACCCATGTTTTTAGTTGGGCTGGTGTTCTCTTTTTTGAGTGCTTGGCTGTGTGTGCGCTGGTTGCTGCGCTATATTTCTACGCATAGTTTTGTGCCCTTCGCCTGGTACCGAATTGTGTTCGGGATTGTGGTGTTAGGCACTTCACTGAGTGGTTTGGTGGTCTGGGCAGATTAG
- a CDS encoding RcnB family protein produces the protein MKKMTLISTLSVLALTFSSVAFAKPDGNKGNGNGRDGGGYEQRDQRGHGDDGYKKQKREKYDKHDRKYDDDRYEAREHHDRGRGAGPEHGFYKGDRLPYLYRSNIYVVNDWRGHRLSPPPRGYHWVQTGGDYVLAAVATGIILQILLN, from the coding sequence ATGAAAAAAATGACTTTGATTTCGACCCTGTCCGTGTTGGCTCTGACGTTTAGCAGCGTTGCCTTTGCCAAACCTGACGGTAATAAAGGTAATGGCAATGGGCGCGATGGTGGTGGTTACGAGCAACGCGACCAACGCGGACATGGCGATGATGGCTATAAAAAGCAAAAACGCGAAAAATACGACAAGCACGATCGCAAGTACGACGACGACCGGTACGAGGCAAGAGAGCATCACGACCGTGGACGCGGCGCCGGTCCCGAGCATGGTTTTTACAAAGGCGATCGTCTGCCATACCTATACCGTAGCAATATCTATGTTGTTAACGATTGGCGGGGTCACCGCTTGAGTCCTCCGCCACGTGGCTACCATTGGGTTCAGACTGGCGGTGACTATGTGCTAGCCGCTGTGGCTACCGGAATCATCTTGCAGATTTTGCTGAACTGA